From the Phyllopteryx taeniolatus isolate TA_2022b chromosome 16, UOR_Ptae_1.2, whole genome shotgun sequence genome, one window contains:
- the LOC133466064 gene encoding heparan sulfate glucosamine 3-O-sulfotransferase 6-like, giving the protein MSSSSSPLRERTQVNSDNVWRVLTHLHWQEDFDLELPKSRSRVTSSGGAASVCAGKVETDKKAAQSEARPTLRSSGAARERCEEEPRTPLMGWSARGVRLDSAKALPFLAALLIVPYFFYCRSDGERRPRSLPEERDVAGRKRFPRAIIIGVKKGGTRALLEFLRIHPDVRAVGAEPHFFDRFYGRGLEWYRNLMPRTLDGQITMEKTPSYFVTKEAPSRVCTLNCQTKLIVVVRDPVTRAVSDYTQTLSKNPGLPSFQSLALRNASAGPIDTSWSAVRIGLYAKHLENWLRYFPLSHFLFVCGERLVSDPAGEMGRVQDFLGLKRVVSEKHFYFNQTKGFPCLKKPEGSSRPRCLGKSKGRPHPRIPTGVLQKLRDFYRPYNRRFYQLSGQDFGWD; this is encoded by the exons atgtcgtcgtcgtcgtctcctCTGAGAGAACGCACCCAGGTCAATTCGGACAACGTTTGGCGGGTTTTGACTCACTTGCACTGGCAGGAAGACTTTGACCTTGAACTTCCCAAGTCAAGGAGTCGAGTGACGTCGAGCGGGGGCGCCGCCTCCGTGTGCGCCGGGAAGGTGGAGACTGACAAAAAGGCGGCGCAGAGCGAAGCGCGGCCGACGTTGCGCTCGTCTGGCGCGGCACGCGAGCGATGTGAGGAGGAGCCGCGGACGCCACTCATGGGATGGAGCGCACGCGGAGTCAGGTTGGACTCGGCCAAGGCGCTGCCCTTCCTCGCCGCGCTCCTCATCGTGCCCTACTTCTTCTACTGCCGCTCGGACGGCGAGCGGCGGCCGCGCAGCCTCCCGGAGGAGCGCGACGTGGCCGGCAGAAAGCGCTTCCCGCGGGCCATCATCATCGGCGTGAAGAAGGGAGGGACCCGCGCCTTGCTCGAGTTCCTCCGCATCCACCCGGACGTCCGAGCCGTGGGAGCCGAACCGCACTTCTTCGACAGGTTCTACGGCAGAGGACTCGAGTGGTACAG GAACTTGATGCCTCGGACCCTGGACGGTCAGATCACCATGGAGAAGACCCCCAGCTACTTCGTCACCAAGGAGGCGCCGAGTCGCGTCTGCACTTTGAACTGCCAAACCAAGCTCATCGTGGTGGTCCGGGATCCCGTGACCCGAGCCGTGTCTGACTACACGCAGACTCTCTCCAAGAACCCGGGTCTTCCCTCATTCCAGAGCCTGGCCCTGAGGAACGCCTCGGCGGGACCGATCGACACGTCGTGGAGCGCCGTTCGCATCGGCCTCTATGCCAAACATCTGGAGAACTGGCTTCGGTACTTCCCCttgtcacattttctttttgtttgcgGTGAGCGGTTGGTGTCAGATCCCGCCGGGGAGATGGGTCGGGTTCAGGACTTCCTGGGCCTGAAGAGAGTTGTTTCCGAGAAGCACTTCTACTTCAATCAGACCAAAGGTTTTCCCTGCTTGAAGAAACCCGAGGGTAGCAGCAGGCCTCGCTGTTTGGGGAAGTCAAAGGGAAGACCGCATCCACGGATTCCCACCGGGGTCTTGCAGAAACTGAGAGACTTCTACAGACCTTACAACCGACGCTTCTATCAGTTGAGCGGACAAGACTTCGGATGGGACTAA